The following proteins are co-located in the Chiroxiphia lanceolata isolate bChiLan1 chromosome 7, bChiLan1.pri, whole genome shotgun sequence genome:
- the FIGN gene encoding LOW QUALITY PROTEIN: fidgetin (The sequence of the model RefSeq protein was modified relative to this genomic sequence to represent the inferred CDS: inserted 7 bases in 5 codons; deleted 2 bases in 2 codons; substituted 1 base at 1 genomic stop codon) has protein sequence MISSTSVYGLKMQWTPEHAQWPEQHFDITSTTRSPAHKVEAYRGHLQRTYQYAWANDDISALTASNLLKKYAXKYSGILEGPAERPILSNYSEAPSGLVNGRKNESEPWQPSLNSESVYPMNCVPDVITASKAGVSAALPPADVSASIGSSPGVASNLAEPNYSSSTCGSHTVPSLHSGLPSQEYATGYNGSYLHTSYSSQPAPALPSPHPSPLHSSGLLQPPPPTTTSALVPGYNGTSNLSSYSYPSASYPPQTAVGPGYSPGGAPPPXAYLPSGIPAPTPLPPTTVPSYSYQGHGLTPIAPSALTNSSASSLKRKAFYMAGQGEMDSSYGNYSYGQQXSTQSPMYRMPDNSISNANRGNGFDRSAETSSLAFKPTKQLMSSEQQRKFSSQSSRALTPPSYSTAKNSLGSRSSDSFGKYTSPVMNEHGDEHRQLLPHPMQGPGLRAATSSNHSVDEQLKNTDTXLIDLVTNEIINQGPPVDWSDIAGLDLVKAVIKEEVLWPVLRSDAFNGLTALPRSILLFGPRGTGKTLMGRCIASQLGATFFKISGSGLVTKWLGEGEKIVHASFLVARCRQPSVIFVSDIDMLLSSQVSEDISXVSRMRTEFLMQLDTVLTSAEDQIVVICATSKPEEIDESLRRYFMKRLLIPLPDSTARHQIIVQLLSQHNYCLNDKEVALLVQRTEGFSGLDVAHLCQEAVVGPLHAMPATDLSAIMPSQLRPVTYQDFENAFCKIXISQKELDTYVEWNKMFGCSQ, from the exons GCTTGAAGATGCAGTGGACGCCGGAGCATGCCCAGTGGCCAGAACAACACTTCGACATCACTTCAACCACCCGGTCCCCTGCCCACAAGGTAGAAGCCTACCGGGGGCACCTGCAGCGCACCTACCAGTATGCCTGGGCCAACGATGACATCTCAGCTCTGACCGCCTCCAATCTGCTGAAAAAGTATG GAAAATATTCTGGTATTTTGGAAGGCCCAGCCGAGCGGCCCATTCTCAGCAATTACTCTGAAGCTCCCTCGGGACTGGTGAACGGTCGGAAGAATGAAAGTGAGCCTTGGCAGCCATCGCTGAACTCGGAGAGTGTGTATCCCATGAACTGTGTCCCAGATGTCATCACCGCCAGCAAAGCTGGGGTAAGTGCAGCCCTCCCTCCCGCAGATGTCTCAGCCAGCATCGGGAGCTCTCCTGGGGTGGCCAGTAACTTGGCTGAACCCAATTactccagcagcacctgtggAAGTCACACCGTTCCCAGTCTTCATTCAGGGCTCCCATCTCAGGAATATGCCACAGGATACAACGGCTCGTACTTGCATACCAGTTACAGCAGCCAGCCAGCACCTGCACTTCCATCCCCTCATCCATCTCCCCTGCATAGCTCGGGACTTTtacagccccccccccccaccaccacatCAGCCCTCGTCCCCGGCTACAACGGGACCTCTAACCTCTCCAGTTACAGCTACCCTTCTGCCAGTTATCCTCCTCAAACCGCTGTTGGCCCTGGGTACAGCCCTGGGGGTGCCCCACCACC GGCTTACCTGCCTTCAGGAATCCCTGCtccaacccctctgccccccaccACTGTCCCCAGCTACTCCTACCAGGGCCACGGTCTGACGCCCATCGCGCCGTCTGCCCTGACAAACAGTTCAGCCAGCTCTCTCAAAAGGAAAGCTTTCTACATGGCAGGGCAAGGAGAAATGGACTCCAGTTATGGAAATTACAGCTATGGCCAAC GATCTACACAGAGTCCCATGTATCGAATGCCAGACAACAGCATTTCTAATGCAAACAGGGGGAATGGTTTTGACAGAAGTGCTGAAACATCATCCTTAGCATTTAAGCCAACAAAGCAGCTAATGTCCTCTGAACAGCAAAGGAAATTCAGTAGCCAGTCCAGTAGGGCTCTAACACCCCCATCCTATAGTACTGCTAAAAACTCCCTGGGTTCGAGATCAAGTGACTCATTTGGGAAGTATACCTCCCCAGTAATGAATGAGCACGGTGatgagcacaggcagctcctccCTCACCCAATGCAAGGCCCGGGACTTCGTGCAGCTACCTCATCCAACCACTCTGTGGACGAGCAACTGAAGAATACTGACA CCCTCATTGACCTTGTTACCAATGAGATTATCAACCAAGGACCTCCTGTGGACTGGAGCGACATTGCTGGCCTAGATCTGGTAAAGGCCGTCATTAAGGAGGAGGTTTTATGGCCAGTATTGAGGTCAGATGCATTCAATGGACTGACTGCTCTACCTCGGAGCATCCTTTTATTTGGACCTCGGGGAACAGGCAAAACATTAATGGGCAGATGTATAGCTAGTCAGCTGGGGGCCACGTTTTTCAAAATCAGTGGCTCTGGCCTTGTCACAAAGTGGttaggggaaggagaaaaaattgtCCATGCCTCCTTCCTTGTGGCAAGGTGTCGCCAGCCCTCGGTGATTTTTGTTAGTGACATTGATATGCTCCTTTCCTCTCAAGTGAGTGAAGACATA TCATAAGTAAGTCGGATGAGAACCGAGTTCCTTATGCAGCTGGACACTGTACTGACTTCTGCTGAGGACCAAATAGTAGTAATTTGCGCCACGAGTAAACCAGAAGAAATTGATGAATCTCTTCGAAGGTACTTCATGAAACGACTTTTAATCCCACTTCCTGACAGCACAGCGAGACACCAGATAATAGTACAACTGCTCTCACAGCACAATTACTGTCTCAATGACAAGGAGGTTGCACTGCTTGTCCAGCGCACAGAAGGCTTTTCTGGACTAGATGTGGCTCACTTGTGTCAGGAAGCCGTGGTGGGCCCACTCCATGCCATGCCAGCCACAGACCTTTCAGCCATTATGCCCAGCCAGTTGAGGCCAGTTACATATCAAGActttgaaaatgctttctgcaaGAT CATATCTCAAAAAGAGCTTGATACATATGTTGAATGGAAC AAAATGTTTGGTTGCAGTCAGTGa